The following are encoded together in the Malaya genurostris strain Urasoe2022 chromosome 3, Malgen_1.1, whole genome shotgun sequence genome:
- the LOC131438077 gene encoding uncharacterized protein LOC131438077: MPPLVDEALLHGCREIHGGEELKRGVIHEKGNCFMECAMNATGTLVNGVLDQTKILQLISISRAGSNYELAQVFRSASVACFQSASIHRILPNNNNVKHCGSTAANFIGCVNMEIFKICLDDYWTNTHSCNALRNYVHSCSVPT; the protein is encoded by the exons ATGCCACCTCTGGTCGACGAAGCGCTGTTGCACGGCTGTAGAGAAATTCATGGAGGCGAGGAATTAAAACGGGGAGTGATCCACGAAAAAGGCAAT TGCTTCATGGAGTGTGCAATGAATGCTACAGGGACCTTGGTAAACGGAGTTTTGGATCAGACGAAAATTTTACAGCTCATTAGTATCAGTCGAGCTGGCAGCAATTACGAGTTAGCACAAGTGTTCAGGTCGGCCTCTGTCGCATGTTTCCAAAGTGCTTCAATACACAGAATATTGCCGAACAATAACAACGTGAAACACTGTGGCAGTACAGCGGCTAACTTCATAGGTTGTGTGAATATGGAGATATTTAAG ATATGCTTAGATGACTATTGGACCAATACCCATAGTTGCAACGCTCTGCGAAATTATGTACATTCCTGCTCAGTGCCTACGTAa
- the LOC131438076 gene encoding probable cytochrome P450 301a1, mitochondrial, protein MNSTRHRLIRSLNRLVSTSASSSVSPTASATAATGNSNSAGKPQGNKIPSSSYATSTCPHMVEVAEATASINTRLHGYPVQQTPPTIKLENARPYSEVPGPKPLPILGNTWRVFPIIGQYKISDVAMISFLLYEHFGRIVRLGGLIGRPDLLFVYDADEIEKVYRNEGPTPFRPSMPSLVKYKSELRKDFFGDLPGVVGVHGEPWREFRSRVQKPVLQLSTVRRYVTPLEQVTEEFIDRCNQMLDSNQELPDDFDNEIHKWSLECIGLVALDARLGCLEPNLDPNSEPQQIINAAKYALRNVATLELKAPYWRYFPTPLWTKYVNNMDYFVKVCMKYIKNATSRMKLNEGRALDGEPSLLERVIKSGNNEKLAVIMALDLILVGIDTISMAVCSILYQLATRPVEQQKLYEELKRIMPDPKTPLTFQLLDQAHYLKAFIKEVLRVYSTVIGNGRTLQEDTVICGYRIPKGVQCVFPNLVTGTMEEYVTDAQSFKPERWLKPSQGGTGDNLHPFSTLPYGYGARMCLGRRFADLEMQILLAKLLRSYKLEYHHDPLKYVVTFMYAPEGALKFKMTPRE, encoded by the exons ATGAACAGCACACGGCACCGGTTGATACGCAGTTTGAATAGATTAGTGTCTACTTCGGCCTCGTCTTCCGTGTCCCCAACGGCTTCGGCCACTGCAGCCACCGGCAACAGCAACTCAGCCGGCAAACCACAGGGCAATAAAATACCTAGCTCCAGCTATGCAACGTCAACGTGTCCCCACATGGTGGAAGTGGCGGAGGCTACAGCGTCCATCAATACTCGGCTGCACGGTTATCCGGTGCAGCAAACCCCTCCGACCATCAAGCTGGAGAATGCCCGACCGTACTCGGAAGTTCCGGGTCCGAAACCACTGCCAATCCTCGGAAATACCTGGCG AGTATTTCCCATCATCGGCCAGTACAAAATTTCCGATGTCGCGATGATATCTTTCCTGCTATATGAGCACTTCGGTCGAATAGTTCGACTGGGCGGTCTCATCGGTCGGCCAGATCTACTGTTCGTTTACGATGCTGACGAAATCGAAAAG GTGTACCGCAACGAGGGTCCCACGCCATTCCGACCGTCTATGCCGAGCTTGGTCAAGTACAAAAGTGAGCTTCGGAAGGATTTCTTTGGAGATTTGCCAGGTGTCGTCGGAGT tCACGGAGAACCATGGCGAGAATTCCGTTCACGTGTGCAGAAGCCAGTTTTGCAGCTTTCCACCGTTCGCCGATATGTAACTCCGCTGGAACAGGTAACCGAGGAATTTATCGATCGTTGCAACCAAATGCTTGACAGCAACCAGGAGCTACCCGATGATTTTGATAATGAGATTCACAAATGGTCCCTAGAATGTATTGGGCTGGTAGCTTTGGATGCTCGTTTGGGGTGCTTGGAACCCAATTTGGATCCGAATTCGGAACCCCAGCAGATTATCAATGCGGCCAAATATGCACTACGAAACGTTGCTACGTTAGAGTTGAAAGCACCCTACTGGAGGTATTTCCCAACCCCACTATGGACAAAATACGTAAACAATATGGATTACTTCGTGAA AGTTTGTATGAAATATATTAAAAATGCCACCAGTCGAATGAAGCTGAACGAAGGTCGGGCCTTGGATGGTGAGCCATCGCTGTTGGAACGCGTAATCAAAAGTGGAAATAACGAAAAATTGGCAGTAATTATGGCACTCGACTTGATCTTGGTCGGCATCGATACCATATCGATGGCAGTTTGTTCAATCTTGTACCAGCTGGCAACACGACCTGTGGAACAGCAAAAACTGTACGAAGAGCTGAAACGAATTATGCCGGATCCTAAGActcccttaacgtttcaattgcTGGACCAGGCTCACTACCTAAAAGCATTTATTAAGGAAGTTTTACGAGTATATAGCACCGTTATTGGCAATGGCCGAACCTTGCAGGAAGATACGGTCATCTGCGGATATCGAATTCCAAAAGGG GTCCAGTGCGTCTTCCCCAATCTTGTCACTGGAACGATGGAAGAATACGTAACTGACGCTCAAAGTTTCAAACCGGAACGCTGGTTGAAGCCCAGCCAGGGTGGAACTGGAGATAATCTGCACCCTTTTTCGACATTACCGTACGGATACGGAGCGCGGATGTGTCTCGGGCGTCGCTTTGCCGATTTGGAAATGCAAATTCTGCTAGCTAAGCTGCTCCGTTCGTACAAGCTTGAGTACCATCACGATCCATTGAAATATGTCGTTACCTTCATGTACGCCCCCGAAGGTGCCCTCAAGTTCAAGATGACACCACGTGAATGA